The following proteins are co-located in the Pseudomonadota bacterium genome:
- a CDS encoding hydantoinase/carbamoylase family amidase: MPQVNVKRVLGDLYTLREIGKYKTGVHRPTLSDDDMKTRYWLREQLSKLRYDVHIDGVANVIGYSPTPGKKLLCGSHLETQNHAGWLDGALGIVYALEAARCLTESNKADVGVDVMAFADEEGHFGELIGSNSLVGNLTDEMLDKARNRTDGTPLREALARAGLATAPRTLIDRERYVGMFEAHIEQGSSLEVDGNRIGIVTSIVGNWRFQITATGMQNHAGTTRMDMRKDAGAALMRIYNQIEQQFPLHAGSRTVWTIGKITLYPGAPSIVPGTAEMLFQFRDADENTLKHLKSLLEKIIQAEDNNGPCEISIEMRGRSNPALMDERMQCEIEAAAETSASGKHVRMPSGAGHDARTIAQVLPAAMMFIPSIGGISHHYAENTSDEDIALGAQVYVDAVTRILAPQA, from the coding sequence ATGCCACAAGTAAATGTAAAACGTGTATTGGGAGACCTTTACACCCTTAGGGAGATTGGAAAATACAAAACTGGCGTTCACCGCCCCACACTCTCTGATGACGATATGAAAACGCGGTACTGGCTCAGAGAACAACTTTCGAAGCTTCGTTATGATGTTCATATAGATGGCGTTGCCAATGTCATTGGCTACTCACCAACACCAGGAAAAAAACTACTCTGTGGTTCTCATCTAGAAACGCAGAATCATGCTGGTTGGTTGGATGGAGCACTCGGTATTGTATATGCACTTGAAGCTGCAAGGTGTCTGACAGAATCCAACAAAGCGGATGTCGGTGTGGATGTGATGGCGTTTGCTGATGAGGAAGGACACTTTGGGGAACTTATTGGCAGCAACTCTCTAGTTGGTAATTTAACTGATGAAATGTTGGATAAAGCACGTAATCGCACAGATGGAACCCCTCTTCGTGAGGCTCTTGCACGAGCAGGACTTGCAACGGCACCCAGAACCCTAATTGATAGGGAACGGTATGTCGGTATGTTTGAGGCTCACATTGAACAAGGAAGTTCTTTAGAGGTAGACGGAAACCGAATTGGAATTGTCACTAGTATCGTTGGGAATTGGCGATTTCAAATTACTGCGACCGGGATGCAAAACCATGCCGGCACAACGCGTATGGATATGCGTAAAGATGCAGGTGCAGCTCTGATGCGCATTTATAACCAAATCGAACAACAATTTCCGTTGCACGCAGGATCGAGAACTGTATGGACCATCGGTAAAATTACACTCTATCCTGGTGCACCGAGCATCGTACCGGGAACAGCTGAGATGCTATTTCAGTTCCGTGATGCCGATGAAAATACTCTAAAACACCTTAAGTCACTGCTTGAGAAAATTATCCAGGCCGAAGACAACAATGGTCCCTGTGAAATTTCGATAGAGATGCGGGGGCGCAGTAATCCAGCTTTAATGGACGAGAGAATGCAATGTGAGATTGAAGCTGCAGCCGAGACTTCTGCCTCTGGAAAACACGTAAGAATGCCTAGCGGCGCTGGTCATGATGCGAGAACTATTGCCCAGGTATTACCCGCAGCGATGATGTTTATTCCAAGTATTGGAGGAATAAGCCATCACTATGCAGAAAACACGTCAGATGAAGATATTGCACTTGGAGCCCAGGTATATGTTGATGCTGTCACCCGCATCCTTGCTCCCCAAGCATGA
- a CDS encoding phospholipase D-like domain-containing protein, producing MLKTYTLLATATLLIWCLPCNPIAATEKATRFSNNGVAFWAIAKGPLAGRVAWAFDRPGADSDPKDLLLSRIELSQTIEWASYKPTHEEIVKSLTSHRSASGVFDGNYCTGKCSQVFDDTPNVEPIMLGVYKSSRKRKWFVMHHKFVVLRSQQGDGILTGSFNWTERATDLNFENLIYIESTKLANAFSKVFHSLPARLSIEVADGYFSAGFNDAGMELIKRSITAAQKRILVAVWSISVGSKKYPNPIYDALAKAVDRGVEVQVITDYQKAKKRKYKKLAVHSVRMGSKKAHMHHKFMVIDDLYVVSGSYNFVTKSVLGNHENVIVIKSPAMASSFTDQWNELRSYKP from the coding sequence GTGTTGAAAACCTATACCCTTCTTGCAACAGCGACACTTCTAATTTGGTGCCTTCCATGTAATCCGATAGCCGCGACCGAAAAAGCCACACGTTTTTCTAATAATGGGGTCGCCTTTTGGGCAATCGCTAAAGGTCCATTAGCTGGACGCGTCGCTTGGGCTTTCGACCGACCCGGAGCGGACTCCGATCCGAAGGATCTTTTGTTATCGCGGATAGAGCTATCACAAACGATCGAATGGGCTAGCTATAAGCCAACTCATGAAGAAATAGTAAAAAGTTTGACATCACACCGCAGTGCATCCGGCGTTTTTGACGGTAATTATTGTACTGGCAAATGCTCTCAAGTTTTTGATGACACTCCTAATGTGGAGCCAATCATGCTTGGTGTTTATAAATCTAGTCGGAAACGTAAGTGGTTTGTGATGCATCACAAATTTGTCGTTTTGCGAAGTCAGCAGGGTGACGGCATTTTAACAGGCAGTTTCAATTGGACTGAACGTGCTACCGATCTCAACTTCGAAAATTTGATCTATATTGAAAGTACAAAACTTGCCAATGCCTTTTCAAAAGTCTTCCATAGCTTACCAGCGCGTCTTTCGATTGAAGTAGCAGACGGATATTTTTCTGCTGGTTTTAATGACGCCGGAATGGAACTAATAAAACGATCAATTACAGCAGCTCAAAAAAGAATTTTGGTCGCTGTATGGAGCATAAGTGTTGGATCCAAAAAATATCCAAATCCAATTTACGATGCCCTGGCAAAGGCCGTTGACCGAGGAGTGGAGGTGCAAGTCATAACCGATTACCAAAAGGCTAAAAAAAGGAAATACAAAAAACTTGCGGTGCACTCTGTCCGTATGGGTTCGAAGAAGGCACACATGCATCACAAATTTATGGTGATTGATGATTTATACGTCGTTAGTGGGAGTTACAACTTTGTGACCAAATCGGTTTTGGGGAACCATGAAAATGTAATCGTTATCAAAAGTCCGGCTATGGCCTCCTCTTTTACGGACCAGTGGAACGAATTACGGAGTTACAAACCATAA